In Labilibaculum sp. DW002, the genomic window AACAGGTAAAACAACAGTAATTGTTGAGTTAGTTCAACAACTAATTAATAACAATTCAGACTGCAAAATATTAATTACATCTCAATCAAATTTAGCGGTCGATAATGTATTAGAACGTTTATCAGAAGATATTTTGTTTATGCGTCTTGCAAGTGAACAGGTGGTTGAAAGAGATAATATTAATTCTAAAATCAAGCCTCACTTATTTAGCAATAAACTAAAAAATTGGGTTGAGCAAACCAAAGAAAGTTCAGAAAAATACTTTAAAACAAAGTTTGGAGATAAAACTAAAAACAAAACTCTGATCACTTTTTATAATTTCTATAATAATTTGCCAAAAAGGAATGAAAAGGAGTTGTTAACTAAGTTTTTTGACAGGCTTAACATGAGTCATAATTATTTAAAAAGACTATTTGAAAATGCTAAATCAAAAAAAGAAATTGATAATATTTTTGAGAAAGAATTAGGGAGTAATTATAAAAAATTAATCCAGTTGCAGAAAGACTGGTTTGCATTTATATCAAATTCGTCAAGTGCTGATGGTGAACGAAAAAAGTCAATGTTAAATAATGGCAGTAGCGAAATTGATTTATTGACAGCTTATGCAATGTCTATAAATGTAATTGGAGCCACCTGTATTCATATAGCAAGTTCAGCATATCGTACAATTGACTTTAAATTTGATTTTGTTATAATGGATGAAGCCAGTAAGGCATCGCCAGCAGAAACTCTTGTACCAATAAATATGGCTCGAAACATTATACTTATTGGAGACCATAAACAGTTACCTCCTGTAATAACAAGGGACAATGCAGTAAAACAGAAAATCAAGGATAGACTTGAAGATAACGGATTGGATTTTGACAAAGAATTTGGTGAGAGTTTATTTGAAAGGTTAATTACCTCTTTTGAAAGCAACTATAATTTATCGAGCTATGTCAAAATGCTTGACATTCAATACAGAATGCCAAGACAAGTTGGCAATTTGATTTCAAAGAACTTTTATGAAAACAAACTCAAAAATCCTGACGTCAGACTAGAAAGTTTGAAAAATTACGATAAGGAGAAATTTCACAGTTTAAAATTAACCAAGCCAAATGTAAGTATAATGGATAATTATACTGAGCAAGAAGAAATTGTACCAAATTCAATTCTATTTATTAGTACATCAAATAGAGATGATCCATATGATAATGACAATAAATTCGATCGGAAAAATCTTTGTAACATTAAAGTAATAAAAGAGATATTAGATAAAATAGATCAGTCATATCCAAATAATTCAGAAAATGAAAAACCTCTTAACATTGGGGTTATTGCCGGCTACAGAGGTCAAGTTGAATTATTAAAAGAAAGAATTCGGATTTCTGATTACAAGAATTTTAATATAAAACAAGAAAACAAAACAATACCGTTAATAGAAATCAATACTGTCGATAAATTTCAAGGAGCGGAGAGGGATATTCTAATATATGATATTGTAAGAAGTAGTAAAGGAAAAAGTAACATTGGTTTTTTAGATGACTATCGTAGAATTAATGTTGCTTTATCAAGAGTAAAGCGCTTATTAATAATTGTTGGCGATAGCAACTACATAATTAAGCGAGCGACATTAAATCAATATTCAAAGTTTGGTGACTTTAAGTTGCAAAACATTGTGAAGGATTTAAGAGAACAAGGTTTGATTTACAACTCAATAAACGAGGCAATAGATGGTAAAGAATAATAAACATCAAAACATATACAATAGTTTTAAAAACCACAAGAAGACTGAAGGATACGAACTAAAGGGTATCTATGAAATCTTTTATCCTTTTTGGCAATGCAAACAAAGTATAGTGGTAGAAAAAGATGCTGAACTCGATAAGCTTAGTAAAATACTTTTAGAATTAATAAAAGCGG contains:
- a CDS encoding AAA domain-containing protein, whose product is MKNINNYEIIDEIKSFGQNITLWLAENNSGTEFEILTIKSNTEFEKKIERVIKNEINSIIDEQFEGIQKIIETGYSKENKVYFIVYENSQEDYEQIEDFNKQNLLCFIETLKLLKKQNRFGFFITPQTVLINSKNKILIKFIGLFEIFKSFNQLENKYLSSEIKEGKNPKLQDDIYAVGKLYFDYLSSKQLIDKILSENRKKNYKKYSEFITDIENISEPIKEITYRNSIKVETQQQFENDFEPILKEMNALCYWTIEPEKSKNENITGRFTTKNYSGRYFLDDDNYIFIPYSKNLNGENDYIRRNGKIADFNFVDYSVNFNCVTYFETEFEQKNKLALLNIKKQSLITKWQVLPEKEKEFIEEKAFKARFLEREESKSNNQNIRFKLKEEFKDWANIKELKTQKTKLFIDDNIIGEILDFNPKDNSIIIKDSKLSINEIPEIGEIIQDVRQETSQFKKQVEACKQFEARDIVNPAITGILATPEKTPTFNRVDLDYENFENLIVNDYLKNDESQKEAVLEALYKKPVYLIQGPPGTGKTTVIVELVQQLINNNSDCKILITSQSNLAVDNVLERLSEDILFMRLASEQVVERDNINSKIKPHLFSNKLKNWVEQTKESSEKYFKTKFGDKTKNKTLITFYNFYNNLPKRNEKELLTKFFDRLNMSHNYLKRLFENAKSKKEIDNIFEKELGSNYKKLIQLQKDWFAFISNSSSADGERKKSMLNNGSSEIDLLTAYAMSINVIGATCIHIASSAYRTIDFKFDFVIMDEASKASPAETLVPINMARNIILIGDHKQLPPVITRDNAVKQKIKDRLEDNGLDFDKEFGESLFERLITSFESNYNLSSYVKMLDIQYRMPRQVGNLISKNFYENKLKNPDVRLESLKNYDKEKFHSLKLTKPNVSIMDNYTEQEEIVPNSILFISTSNRDDPYDNDNKFDRKNLCNIKVIKEILDKIDQSYPNNSENEKPLNIGVIAGYRGQVELLKERIRISDYKNFNIKQENKTIPLIEINTVDKFQGAERDILIYDIVRSSKGKSNIGFLDDYRRINVALSRVKRLLIIVGDSNYIIKRATLNQYSKFGDFKLQNIVKDLREQGLIYNSINEAIDGKE